A genomic region of Rhipicephalus sanguineus isolate Rsan-2018 chromosome 3, BIME_Rsan_1.4, whole genome shotgun sequence contains the following coding sequences:
- the LOC119385606 gene encoding alpha-(1,3)-fucosyltransferase C: protein MRPLGLPATITLTVTVLVANYSLWVYVYKNRSKLTSVPQLIQEEQLQERVGSEPQVATNTATATITNAKTTRNTATTTKRPTRNNTWTPFYHRTSSDGKRDLPRILFWTAIYGQWYSGLSEEGVAELEYKECPDRCYIANDRHMLSFSDAVVFYGRDIDPEHMPEERAPFQKWVYWSLEPPWHTPVALLKGLNNTINWTMTYRHDSDVLNNYATITKVMPTEQPYSEQSLKDLWKGKSKTAVWVASSCKTSGTREHYVEELRKHLYIDVYGKCGENVCPQEMAHSCYQMFARNYFFYLSFENCICKDYVTEKLFKPLLYDIIPVVYGGANYSHDAPPGSYIDALSFESPMHLARHLKKVARDYNLYKSYFEWKGKYEIEPLSGYNYCNLCRKLHSEDFKETSVVPDIYHWWNTTSHCRVWNRDSSKLEY, encoded by the exons ATGCGGCCTTTAGGACTACCGGCCACCATCACCTTAACCGTGACTGTGTTGGTGGCGAACTACTCGCTGTGGGTCTACGTCTACAAGAACCGCAGCAAGTTAACGTCGGTACCTCAGCTCATCCAAGAGGAACAACTGCAAGAGAGGGTCGGCAGCGAGCCCCAAGTCGCTACGAACACAGCTACCGCAACAATTACTAATGCAAAAACTACGAGAAATACAGCAACCACGACAA AAAGACCAACGAGAAATAATACCTGGACGCCTTTCTACCACCGCACAAGCTCCGATGGAAAGCGAGATCTCCCAAGAATTCTGTTCTGGACAGCTATTTACGGTCAATGGTATTCGGGCCTCTCGGAGGAAGGAGTGGCGGAGCTCGAGTACAAAGAGTGTCCCGATCGCTGCTACATCGCCAATGACCGGCACATGCTTAGCTTCAGCGATGCCGTTGTCTTCTACGGCCGGGACATCGACCCCGAACACATGCCCGAAGAGAGGGCCCCTTTTCAAAAGTGGGTCTACTGGTCCCTCGAACCTCCGTGGCACACTCCTGTGGCCTTGCTGAAGGGTCTCAACAATACTATCAACTGGACTATGACTTACAG ACACGACTCGGACGTCCTAAACAACTATGCCACGATCACAAAAGTAATGCCAACTGAACAACCATACTCAGAGCAGTCACTCAAGGACCTCTGGAAGGGAAAGTCCAAGACGGCCGTGTGGGTTGCCAGCAGCTGCAAGACGTCCGGAACGCGAGAGCACTACGTAGAAGAGTTGCGTAAGCACCTCTACATCGACGTGTACGGCAAATGCGGCGAAAACGTATGCCCTCAGGAAATGGCACACAGCTGCTACCAGATGTTTGCCAGAAActattttttctatctatcttttGAGAACTGCATCTGCAAGGACTACGTCACCGAGAAACTATTCAAGCCCCTGTTGTACGACATCATCCCTGTCGTGTATGGCGGAGCAAACTACAGCCACGATGCGCCGCCTGGATCCTACATCGACGCCCTCAGCTTCGAGTCGCCGATGCACTTGGCACGCCACCTTAAGAAAGTTGCCAGGGACTACAACTTGTACAAGAGCTACTTCGAGTGGAAAGGCAAGTACGAAATTGAGCCTTTAAGTGGCTACAACTACTGCAACTTGTGCCGGAAGCTGCACAGCGAAGACTTCAAAGAGACTTCTGTAGTGCCGGACATCTACCACTGGTGGAACACGACGTCGCACTGTCGGGTTTGGAACCGGGACTCTTCGAAGCTCGAGTACTAA